A stretch of Anas acuta chromosome 3, bAnaAcu1.1, whole genome shotgun sequence DNA encodes these proteins:
- the PPM1B gene encoding protein phosphatase 1B isoform X2 translates to MGAFLDKPKTEKHNAHGAGNGLRYGLSSMQGWRVEMEDAHTAVVGIPHGLEDWSFFAVYDGHAGSRVANYCSTHLLEHITNNEDFRAAEKPGSALEPSVENVKSGIRTGFLKIDEYMRNFSDLRNGMDRSGSTAVGVMISPEHVYFINCGDSRAVLYRNGQVCFSTQDHKPCNPREKERIQNAGGSVMIQRVNGSLAVSRALGDYDYKCVDGKGPTEQLVSPEPEVCEILRAEEDEFIILACDGIWDVMSNEELCEFVKSRLEVSDDLEKVCNWVVDTCLHKGSRDNMSIVLVCFSNAPKVSDEAVKKDAELDKHLESRVEEIMEKSGEEGMPDLAHVIRILSAENIPNLPPGGGLAGKRNIIEAVYSRLNPHRENEGDPGEAEESGTQGKLVEALRQMRINHRGNYRHLLEEMLTSYRLAKIQGEECTAESAAASTSDNDAGPSDPVSENPTESGNHLAETQISSEDSGMNETSDKQT, encoded by the exons ATGGGTGCATTTTTGGATAAACCAAAAACTGAAAAGCATAATGCTCATGGTGCAGGGAATGGCTTGCGTTATGGCCTCAGCAGTATGCAGGGATGGAGAGTGGAAATGGAAGATGCTCACACAGCTGTTGTGGGTATTCCTCACGGCTTAGAGGACTGGTCCTTTTTTGCTGTCTATGATGGTCACGCAGGATCTCGTGTTGCAAATTATTGCTCCACACACTTACTAGAACACATCACTAACAATGAAGACTTTAGGGCGGCAGAAAAACCTGGATCTGCTCTTGAACCTTCAGTGGAAAATGTCAAGAGTGGAATCAGAACTGGCTTTTTGAAAATTGATGAGTATATGCGCAATTTCTCAGACCTCAGAAATGGGATGGACAGAAGTGGCTCAACAGCAGTGGGAGTTATGATTTCACCTGAGCATGTATACTTTATCAATTGTGGTGATTCACGTGCTGTTCTCTATAGGAATGGACAAGTCTGTTTTTCAACACAGGATCACAAACCTTGCAACCCAAGGGAGAAAGAGCGAATCCAGAATGCAGGAGGCAGTGTAATGATTCAGCGCGTTAATGGTTCATTGGCAGTTTCTCGAGCTCTGGGGGACTATGACTACAAATGTGTTGACGGTAAAGGCCCTACAGAACAACTTGTTTCTCCAGAGCCAGAGGTTTGTGAAATTTTAAGGGCAGAAGAAGATGAGTTTATCATCTTGGCTTGTGATGGAATCTGGGATGTAATGAGCAACGAAGAGCTCTGTGAATTTGTTAAGTCTAGACTTGAAGTATCAGATGACCTGGAAAAAGTGTGCAATTGGGTAGTGGACACTTGTTTACATAAG GGGAGTCGTGATAACATGAGTATTGTActagtttgtttttcaaatgctcCTAAGGTCTCAGATGAGGCAGTGAAAAAAGATGCAGAGTTGGATAAGCACTTGGAATCACGGGTTGAAG AAATTATGGAAAAATCAGGTGAAGAAGGAATGCCTGATCTTGCGCATGTTATTCGTATTTTATCTGCGGAGAATATCCCTAATTTACCACCAGGAGGTGGTTTAGCTGGCAA GCGTAATATTATTGAAGCTGTGTACAGTAGACTGAATCCACACAGAGAGAACGAGGGG GACCCTGGCGAAGCCGAGGAAAGTGGAACACAGGGAAAATTGGTGGAAGCACTCAGGCAAATGAGAATTAATCATAGGGGAAACTACCGCCACCTTCTGGAAGAGATGCTGACTAGTTACAGGCTAGCTAAGATACAGGGAGAAGAGTGCACTGCTGAATCAGCTGCAGCTTCTACTTCAGATAATGATGCTGGACCCAGTGACCCTGTATCAGAAAACCCCACAGAATCTGGGAATCACCTTGCTGAAACACAAATCTCAAGTGAAGATTCAGGGATGAATGAGACGAGCGATAAACAGACATAA
- the PPM1B gene encoding protein phosphatase 1B isoform X1, with the protein MMFYSTFLKRSSKEIRYCINMGAFLDKPKTEKHNAHGAGNGLRYGLSSMQGWRVEMEDAHTAVVGIPHGLEDWSFFAVYDGHAGSRVANYCSTHLLEHITNNEDFRAAEKPGSALEPSVENVKSGIRTGFLKIDEYMRNFSDLRNGMDRSGSTAVGVMISPEHVYFINCGDSRAVLYRNGQVCFSTQDHKPCNPREKERIQNAGGSVMIQRVNGSLAVSRALGDYDYKCVDGKGPTEQLVSPEPEVCEILRAEEDEFIILACDGIWDVMSNEELCEFVKSRLEVSDDLEKVCNWVVDTCLHKGSRDNMSIVLVCFSNAPKVSDEAVKKDAELDKHLESRVEEIMEKSGEEGMPDLAHVIRILSAENIPNLPPGGGLAGKRNIIEAVYSRLNPHRENEGDPGEAEESGTQGKLVEALRQMRINHRGNYRHLLEEMLTSYRLAKIQGEECTAESAAASTSDNDAGPSDPVSENPTESGNHLAETQISSEDSGMNETSDKQT; encoded by the exons ATGATGTTTTATTctacatttctgaaaagatCTTCAAAAGAG atTCGTTATTGCATAAACATGGGTGCATTTTTGGATAAACCAAAAACTGAAAAGCATAATGCTCATGGTGCAGGGAATGGCTTGCGTTATGGCCTCAGCAGTATGCAGGGATGGAGAGTGGAAATGGAAGATGCTCACACAGCTGTTGTGGGTATTCCTCACGGCTTAGAGGACTGGTCCTTTTTTGCTGTCTATGATGGTCACGCAGGATCTCGTGTTGCAAATTATTGCTCCACACACTTACTAGAACACATCACTAACAATGAAGACTTTAGGGCGGCAGAAAAACCTGGATCTGCTCTTGAACCTTCAGTGGAAAATGTCAAGAGTGGAATCAGAACTGGCTTTTTGAAAATTGATGAGTATATGCGCAATTTCTCAGACCTCAGAAATGGGATGGACAGAAGTGGCTCAACAGCAGTGGGAGTTATGATTTCACCTGAGCATGTATACTTTATCAATTGTGGTGATTCACGTGCTGTTCTCTATAGGAATGGACAAGTCTGTTTTTCAACACAGGATCACAAACCTTGCAACCCAAGGGAGAAAGAGCGAATCCAGAATGCAGGAGGCAGTGTAATGATTCAGCGCGTTAATGGTTCATTGGCAGTTTCTCGAGCTCTGGGGGACTATGACTACAAATGTGTTGACGGTAAAGGCCCTACAGAACAACTTGTTTCTCCAGAGCCAGAGGTTTGTGAAATTTTAAGGGCAGAAGAAGATGAGTTTATCATCTTGGCTTGTGATGGAATCTGGGATGTAATGAGCAACGAAGAGCTCTGTGAATTTGTTAAGTCTAGACTTGAAGTATCAGATGACCTGGAAAAAGTGTGCAATTGGGTAGTGGACACTTGTTTACATAAG GGGAGTCGTGATAACATGAGTATTGTActagtttgtttttcaaatgctcCTAAGGTCTCAGATGAGGCAGTGAAAAAAGATGCAGAGTTGGATAAGCACTTGGAATCACGGGTTGAAG AAATTATGGAAAAATCAGGTGAAGAAGGAATGCCTGATCTTGCGCATGTTATTCGTATTTTATCTGCGGAGAATATCCCTAATTTACCACCAGGAGGTGGTTTAGCTGGCAA GCGTAATATTATTGAAGCTGTGTACAGTAGACTGAATCCACACAGAGAGAACGAGGGG GACCCTGGCGAAGCCGAGGAAAGTGGAACACAGGGAAAATTGGTGGAAGCACTCAGGCAAATGAGAATTAATCATAGGGGAAACTACCGCCACCTTCTGGAAGAGATGCTGACTAGTTACAGGCTAGCTAAGATACAGGGAGAAGAGTGCACTGCTGAATCAGCTGCAGCTTCTACTTCAGATAATGATGCTGGACCCAGTGACCCTGTATCAGAAAACCCCACAGAATCTGGGAATCACCTTGCTGAAACACAAATCTCAAGTGAAGATTCAGGGATGAATGAGACGAGCGATAAACAGACATAA
- the PPM1B gene encoding protein phosphatase 1B isoform X3 — translation MMFYSTFLKRSSKEIRYCINMGAFLDKPKTEKHNAHGAGNGLRYGLSSMQGWRVEMEDAHTAVVGIPHGLEDWSFFAVYDGHAGSRVANYCSTHLLEHITNNEDFRAAEKPGSALEPSVENVKSGIRTGFLKIDEYMRNFSDLRNGMDRSGSTAVGVMISPEHVYFINCGDSRAVLYRNGQVCFSTQDHKPCNPREKERIQNAGGSVMIQRVNGSLAVSRALGDYDYKCVDGKGPTEQLVSPEPEVCEILRAEEDEFIILACDGIWDVMSNEELCEFVKSRLEVSDDLEKVCNWVVDTCLHKGSRDNMSIVLVCFSNAPKVSDEAVKKDAELDKHLESRVEEIMEKSGEEGMPDLAHVIRILSAENIPNLPPGGGLAGKRNIIEAVYSRLNPHRENEGGAGDLEDPW, via the exons ATGATGTTTTATTctacatttctgaaaagatCTTCAAAAGAG atTCGTTATTGCATAAACATGGGTGCATTTTTGGATAAACCAAAAACTGAAAAGCATAATGCTCATGGTGCAGGGAATGGCTTGCGTTATGGCCTCAGCAGTATGCAGGGATGGAGAGTGGAAATGGAAGATGCTCACACAGCTGTTGTGGGTATTCCTCACGGCTTAGAGGACTGGTCCTTTTTTGCTGTCTATGATGGTCACGCAGGATCTCGTGTTGCAAATTATTGCTCCACACACTTACTAGAACACATCACTAACAATGAAGACTTTAGGGCGGCAGAAAAACCTGGATCTGCTCTTGAACCTTCAGTGGAAAATGTCAAGAGTGGAATCAGAACTGGCTTTTTGAAAATTGATGAGTATATGCGCAATTTCTCAGACCTCAGAAATGGGATGGACAGAAGTGGCTCAACAGCAGTGGGAGTTATGATTTCACCTGAGCATGTATACTTTATCAATTGTGGTGATTCACGTGCTGTTCTCTATAGGAATGGACAAGTCTGTTTTTCAACACAGGATCACAAACCTTGCAACCCAAGGGAGAAAGAGCGAATCCAGAATGCAGGAGGCAGTGTAATGATTCAGCGCGTTAATGGTTCATTGGCAGTTTCTCGAGCTCTGGGGGACTATGACTACAAATGTGTTGACGGTAAAGGCCCTACAGAACAACTTGTTTCTCCAGAGCCAGAGGTTTGTGAAATTTTAAGGGCAGAAGAAGATGAGTTTATCATCTTGGCTTGTGATGGAATCTGGGATGTAATGAGCAACGAAGAGCTCTGTGAATTTGTTAAGTCTAGACTTGAAGTATCAGATGACCTGGAAAAAGTGTGCAATTGGGTAGTGGACACTTGTTTACATAAG GGGAGTCGTGATAACATGAGTATTGTActagtttgtttttcaaatgctcCTAAGGTCTCAGATGAGGCAGTGAAAAAAGATGCAGAGTTGGATAAGCACTTGGAATCACGGGTTGAAG AAATTATGGAAAAATCAGGTGAAGAAGGAATGCCTGATCTTGCGCATGTTATTCGTATTTTATCTGCGGAGAATATCCCTAATTTACCACCAGGAGGTGGTTTAGCTGGCAA GCGTAATATTATTGAAGCTGTGTACAGTAGACTGAATCCACACAGAGAGAACGAGGGG GGTGCTGGAGATCTAGAAGATCCGTGGTAG
- the PPM1B gene encoding protein phosphatase 1B isoform X4 — protein MMFYSTFLKRSSKEIRYCINMGAFLDKPKTEKHNAHGAGNGLRYGLSSMQGWRVEMEDAHTAVVGIPHGLEDWSFFAVYDGHAGSRVANYCSTHLLEHITNNEDFRAAEKPGSALEPSVENVKSGIRTGFLKIDEYMRNFSDLRNGMDRSGSTAVGVMISPEHVYFINCGDSRAVLYRNGQVCFSTQDHKPCNPREKERIQNAGGSVMIQRVNGSLAVSRALGDYDYKCVDGKGPTEQLVSPEPEVCEILRAEEDEFIILACDGIWDVMSNEELCEFVKSRLEVSDDLEKVCNWVVDTCLHKGSRDNMSIVLVCFSNAPKVSDEAVKKDAELDKHLESRVEEIMEKSGEEGMPDLAHVIRILSAENIPNLPPGGGLAGKRNIIEAVYSRLNPHRENEGQNACRNQS, from the exons ATGATGTTTTATTctacatttctgaaaagatCTTCAAAAGAG atTCGTTATTGCATAAACATGGGTGCATTTTTGGATAAACCAAAAACTGAAAAGCATAATGCTCATGGTGCAGGGAATGGCTTGCGTTATGGCCTCAGCAGTATGCAGGGATGGAGAGTGGAAATGGAAGATGCTCACACAGCTGTTGTGGGTATTCCTCACGGCTTAGAGGACTGGTCCTTTTTTGCTGTCTATGATGGTCACGCAGGATCTCGTGTTGCAAATTATTGCTCCACACACTTACTAGAACACATCACTAACAATGAAGACTTTAGGGCGGCAGAAAAACCTGGATCTGCTCTTGAACCTTCAGTGGAAAATGTCAAGAGTGGAATCAGAACTGGCTTTTTGAAAATTGATGAGTATATGCGCAATTTCTCAGACCTCAGAAATGGGATGGACAGAAGTGGCTCAACAGCAGTGGGAGTTATGATTTCACCTGAGCATGTATACTTTATCAATTGTGGTGATTCACGTGCTGTTCTCTATAGGAATGGACAAGTCTGTTTTTCAACACAGGATCACAAACCTTGCAACCCAAGGGAGAAAGAGCGAATCCAGAATGCAGGAGGCAGTGTAATGATTCAGCGCGTTAATGGTTCATTGGCAGTTTCTCGAGCTCTGGGGGACTATGACTACAAATGTGTTGACGGTAAAGGCCCTACAGAACAACTTGTTTCTCCAGAGCCAGAGGTTTGTGAAATTTTAAGGGCAGAAGAAGATGAGTTTATCATCTTGGCTTGTGATGGAATCTGGGATGTAATGAGCAACGAAGAGCTCTGTGAATTTGTTAAGTCTAGACTTGAAGTATCAGATGACCTGGAAAAAGTGTGCAATTGGGTAGTGGACACTTGTTTACATAAG GGGAGTCGTGATAACATGAGTATTGTActagtttgtttttcaaatgctcCTAAGGTCTCAGATGAGGCAGTGAAAAAAGATGCAGAGTTGGATAAGCACTTGGAATCACGGGTTGAAG AAATTATGGAAAAATCAGGTGAAGAAGGAATGCCTGATCTTGCGCATGTTATTCGTATTTTATCTGCGGAGAATATCCCTAATTTACCACCAGGAGGTGGTTTAGCTGGCAA GCGTAATATTATTGAAGCTGTGTACAGTAGACTGAATCCACACAGAGAGAACGAGGGG CAAAATGCATGCAGAAATCAGTCTTAA